The following are encoded together in the Coregonus clupeaformis isolate EN_2021a chromosome 24, ASM2061545v1, whole genome shotgun sequence genome:
- the LOC121537684 gene encoding probable glutamate receptor isoform X2, translating to MKAFIGSVVCAVALLAGFCTAGPPVLSVTTILQEPYTMTKGSELEGYCIDLLAELAKKLDFKYNVHLVKDGKYGQQDESGNWLGMIGEVVRGEAELAVAPLTLTATREQRVEMSTPFMQMGIGFILSKDLGSEESHSLSFLFPFSTEMWVGVLLAFLVTGLCMYLVARISPCEWADPETNEHSFTLLHSFWYITGALTLQGAGPHPKGLSGRVISAFWWVFAVVLLACYFSNFNAMLRSDSKHVSVNNFEELAKQDVIDYGTVEGGSTFNFFKNSNNPTYRRIYQHMQRKKSCVASVEEGNRRTREGNYAFIGEAASLDLAVARYCNPIRSSELIAMRGYSIAAPLGFPLMKNITVAILQLSESGELAYLQSKWWANSCMPEGGHVPQALQPQLLKGLFLLLALGLGMGLLMALLELASKARNQAKVQKKSCCSVLLAELSQRFGSRGANAGTETSEIRQSVKDVFH from the exons GGCCCCCGGTGTTATCTGTCACCACTATATTG CAAGAACCATACACTATGACCAAAGGGTCTGAGCTGGAGGGGTACTGCATTGACCTGCTCGCGGAGCTCGCCAAAAAGTTGGACTTCAAGTACAatgtgcacctggtgaaggatgGAAAATACGGGCAACAGGACGAGAGCGGCAACTGGCTGGGGATGATCGGGGAGGTGGTCCGAGGG GAAGCCGAACTGGCGGTTGCGCCTCTGACCCTCACAGCGACCAGGGAGCAGAGGGTGGAGATGAGCACTCCCTTCATGCAGATGGGCATTGGTTTCATCCTGAGCAAGGACCTGGGCTCCGAGGAGAGCCACTCCCTCAGCTTCCTCTTCCCCTTCTCTACAGAGATGTGGGTGGGCGTCCTCCTGGCCTTCCTGGTGACCGGCCTCTGCATGTATCTGGTGGCCAG GATAAGCCCCTGTGAGTGGGCAGACCCCGAGACAAACGAACACAGCTTCACCCTCCTGCACAGCTTCTGGTACATCACCGGAGCCCTGACCCTGCAAG GTGCTGGCCCACACCCTAAAGGCCTGTCTGGTCGCGTTATCAGCGCCTTCTGGTGGGTGTTTGCGGTGGTGCTCCTTGCCTGCTACTTCAGCAACTTTAACGCCATGCTACGCTCAGACTCCAAGCACGTCTCGGTGAATAACTTTGAGGAGCTGGCCAAACAGGACGTCATCGACTACGGAACAGTCGAAGGGGGATCCACGTTCAACTTTTTCAAA AACTCCAACAACCCCACCTACCGACGCATCTACCAGCACATGCAGAGGAAGAAGAGTTGTGTGGCTTCTGTGGAAGAGGGAAATCGACGCACCCGGGAAGGCAACTACGCCTTTATTGGCGAGGCAGCATCTCTGGACCTGGCTGTGGCTCGCTACTGCAACCCGATCCGCAGCAGCGAACTCATCGCCATGAGAGGGTACAGCATCGCAGCACCCCTAG GTTTTCCATTGATGAAAAACATAACGGTGGCCATACTGCAACTGAGTGAGTCTGGGGAGTTGGCCTACCTGCAGAGTAAGTGGTGGGCCAACAGCTGCATGCCGGAGGGGGGCCATGTCCCACAGGCCCTCCAGCCCCAGCTCCTGAAGGGCCTCTTCCTGCTCCTGGCCCTGGGGTTGGGCATGGGACTCCTTATGGCCCTCCTGGAGCTTGCCTCCAAGGCCCGCAATCAAGCCAAGGTCCAGAAG AAATCCTGCTGCTCAGTGTTGTTGGCAGAACTGAGTCAGCGCTTCGGATCGCGTGGGGCAAACGCAGGCACAGAGACGTCAGAGATAAGGCAAAGTGTAAAGGATGTGTTTCACTAG
- the LOC121537684 gene encoding probable glutamate receptor isoform X1 — protein MKAFIGSVVCAVALLAGFCTADICMFFLFVVPGPPVLSVTTILQEPYTMTKGSELEGYCIDLLAELAKKLDFKYNVHLVKDGKYGQQDESGNWLGMIGEVVRGEAELAVAPLTLTATREQRVEMSTPFMQMGIGFILSKDLGSEESHSLSFLFPFSTEMWVGVLLAFLVTGLCMYLVARISPCEWADPETNEHSFTLLHSFWYITGALTLQGAGPHPKGLSGRVISAFWWVFAVVLLACYFSNFNAMLRSDSKHVSVNNFEELAKQDVIDYGTVEGGSTFNFFKNSNNPTYRRIYQHMQRKKSCVASVEEGNRRTREGNYAFIGEAASLDLAVARYCNPIRSSELIAMRGYSIAAPLGFPLMKNITVAILQLSESGELAYLQSKWWANSCMPEGGHVPQALQPQLLKGLFLLLALGLGMGLLMALLELASKARNQAKVQKKSCCSVLLAELSQRFGSRGANAGTETSEIRQSVKDVFH, from the exons ACATTTGCATGTTTTTTCTTTTTGTCGTTCCAGGGCCCCCGGTGTTATCTGTCACCACTATATTG CAAGAACCATACACTATGACCAAAGGGTCTGAGCTGGAGGGGTACTGCATTGACCTGCTCGCGGAGCTCGCCAAAAAGTTGGACTTCAAGTACAatgtgcacctggtgaaggatgGAAAATACGGGCAACAGGACGAGAGCGGCAACTGGCTGGGGATGATCGGGGAGGTGGTCCGAGGG GAAGCCGAACTGGCGGTTGCGCCTCTGACCCTCACAGCGACCAGGGAGCAGAGGGTGGAGATGAGCACTCCCTTCATGCAGATGGGCATTGGTTTCATCCTGAGCAAGGACCTGGGCTCCGAGGAGAGCCACTCCCTCAGCTTCCTCTTCCCCTTCTCTACAGAGATGTGGGTGGGCGTCCTCCTGGCCTTCCTGGTGACCGGCCTCTGCATGTATCTGGTGGCCAG GATAAGCCCCTGTGAGTGGGCAGACCCCGAGACAAACGAACACAGCTTCACCCTCCTGCACAGCTTCTGGTACATCACCGGAGCCCTGACCCTGCAAG GTGCTGGCCCACACCCTAAAGGCCTGTCTGGTCGCGTTATCAGCGCCTTCTGGTGGGTGTTTGCGGTGGTGCTCCTTGCCTGCTACTTCAGCAACTTTAACGCCATGCTACGCTCAGACTCCAAGCACGTCTCGGTGAATAACTTTGAGGAGCTGGCCAAACAGGACGTCATCGACTACGGAACAGTCGAAGGGGGATCCACGTTCAACTTTTTCAAA AACTCCAACAACCCCACCTACCGACGCATCTACCAGCACATGCAGAGGAAGAAGAGTTGTGTGGCTTCTGTGGAAGAGGGAAATCGACGCACCCGGGAAGGCAACTACGCCTTTATTGGCGAGGCAGCATCTCTGGACCTGGCTGTGGCTCGCTACTGCAACCCGATCCGCAGCAGCGAACTCATCGCCATGAGAGGGTACAGCATCGCAGCACCCCTAG GTTTTCCATTGATGAAAAACATAACGGTGGCCATACTGCAACTGAGTGAGTCTGGGGAGTTGGCCTACCTGCAGAGTAAGTGGTGGGCCAACAGCTGCATGCCGGAGGGGGGCCATGTCCCACAGGCCCTCCAGCCCCAGCTCCTGAAGGGCCTCTTCCTGCTCCTGGCCCTGGGGTTGGGCATGGGACTCCTTATGGCCCTCCTGGAGCTTGCCTCCAAGGCCCGCAATCAAGCCAAGGTCCAGAAG AAATCCTGCTGCTCAGTGTTGTTGGCAGAACTGAGTCAGCGCTTCGGATCGCGTGGGGCAAACGCAGGCACAGAGACGTCAGAGATAAGGCAAAGTGTAAAGGATGTGTTTCACTAG
- the LOC121537684 gene encoding probable glutamate receptor isoform X3, which translates to MTKGSELEGYCIDLLAELAKKLDFKYNVHLVKDGKYGQQDESGNWLGMIGEVVRGEAELAVAPLTLTATREQRVEMSTPFMQMGIGFILSKDLGSEESHSLSFLFPFSTEMWVGVLLAFLVTGLCMYLVARISPCEWADPETNEHSFTLLHSFWYITGALTLQGAGPHPKGLSGRVISAFWWVFAVVLLACYFSNFNAMLRSDSKHVSVNNFEELAKQDVIDYGTVEGGSTFNFFKNSNNPTYRRIYQHMQRKKSCVASVEEGNRRTREGNYAFIGEAASLDLAVARYCNPIRSSELIAMRGYSIAAPLGFPLMKNITVAILQLSESGELAYLQSKWWANSCMPEGGHVPQALQPQLLKGLFLLLALGLGMGLLMALLELASKARNQAKVQKKSCCSVLLAELSQRFGSRGANAGTETSEIRQSVKDVFH; encoded by the exons ATGACCAAAGGGTCTGAGCTGGAGGGGTACTGCATTGACCTGCTCGCGGAGCTCGCCAAAAAGTTGGACTTCAAGTACAatgtgcacctggtgaaggatgGAAAATACGGGCAACAGGACGAGAGCGGCAACTGGCTGGGGATGATCGGGGAGGTGGTCCGAGGG GAAGCCGAACTGGCGGTTGCGCCTCTGACCCTCACAGCGACCAGGGAGCAGAGGGTGGAGATGAGCACTCCCTTCATGCAGATGGGCATTGGTTTCATCCTGAGCAAGGACCTGGGCTCCGAGGAGAGCCACTCCCTCAGCTTCCTCTTCCCCTTCTCTACAGAGATGTGGGTGGGCGTCCTCCTGGCCTTCCTGGTGACCGGCCTCTGCATGTATCTGGTGGCCAG GATAAGCCCCTGTGAGTGGGCAGACCCCGAGACAAACGAACACAGCTTCACCCTCCTGCACAGCTTCTGGTACATCACCGGAGCCCTGACCCTGCAAG GTGCTGGCCCACACCCTAAAGGCCTGTCTGGTCGCGTTATCAGCGCCTTCTGGTGGGTGTTTGCGGTGGTGCTCCTTGCCTGCTACTTCAGCAACTTTAACGCCATGCTACGCTCAGACTCCAAGCACGTCTCGGTGAATAACTTTGAGGAGCTGGCCAAACAGGACGTCATCGACTACGGAACAGTCGAAGGGGGATCCACGTTCAACTTTTTCAAA AACTCCAACAACCCCACCTACCGACGCATCTACCAGCACATGCAGAGGAAGAAGAGTTGTGTGGCTTCTGTGGAAGAGGGAAATCGACGCACCCGGGAAGGCAACTACGCCTTTATTGGCGAGGCAGCATCTCTGGACCTGGCTGTGGCTCGCTACTGCAACCCGATCCGCAGCAGCGAACTCATCGCCATGAGAGGGTACAGCATCGCAGCACCCCTAG GTTTTCCATTGATGAAAAACATAACGGTGGCCATACTGCAACTGAGTGAGTCTGGGGAGTTGGCCTACCTGCAGAGTAAGTGGTGGGCCAACAGCTGCATGCCGGAGGGGGGCCATGTCCCACAGGCCCTCCAGCCCCAGCTCCTGAAGGGCCTCTTCCTGCTCCTGGCCCTGGGGTTGGGCATGGGACTCCTTATGGCCCTCCTGGAGCTTGCCTCCAAGGCCCGCAATCAAGCCAAGGTCCAGAAG AAATCCTGCTGCTCAGTGTTGTTGGCAGAACTGAGTCAGCGCTTCGGATCGCGTGGGGCAAACGCAGGCACAGAGACGTCAGAGATAAGGCAAAGTGTAAAGGATGTGTTTCACTAG